A genomic segment from bacterium encodes:
- a CDS encoding amidohydrolase family protein — MSAPETIDVHFHVVPSEFYDEVRRGTFRRWVEMERRGGEEHMVYHPPAGVVLEPGGAVEAECTDPGLMLRGLDRRGLDAAAVGPSPGQFYYWADAETAERIAQVTNDGIAGLARSHPDRMIPMGSLPMQDGERAVRELERAVTRLGLRAFEICTHINGRDLDDPAFEQVFAAAARHNVPIFLHPQNWGEMRRIKDYHLWNLVGFPFETGLAAARLVAGGVFERNPGLKVVLAHGGGYFPYQIGRLDHGYKVRAELHDRLPKPPSAYLGGIYCDTLTHNTTSLRFLVERLGDDHVVIGTDYPFDMGDETPVETVRACRLGTGAEANVLGRNLARLLKLT, encoded by the coding sequence GTGAGTGCGCCCGAAACGATCGACGTCCACTTTCACGTCGTCCCGTCGGAGTTCTATGACGAGGTCCGGCGGGGCACGTTCCGCCGCTGGGTGGAGATGGAGCGCCGCGGCGGGGAGGAGCACATGGTGTACCATCCGCCGGCGGGCGTGGTACTCGAACCCGGCGGAGCGGTCGAGGCGGAGTGCACGGATCCGGGCCTCATGCTCCGGGGCCTGGACCGGCGCGGCCTGGATGCCGCCGCGGTCGGGCCGTCGCCGGGGCAATTCTACTACTGGGCCGACGCGGAAACCGCCGAGCGGATCGCCCAGGTCACCAACGACGGCATCGCGGGACTGGCGCGCTCGCACCCGGACCGGATGATCCCGATGGGCTCGCTGCCGATGCAGGACGGCGAGCGGGCGGTGCGCGAGCTGGAACGCGCCGTGACCCGTCTCGGCCTGCGCGCGTTCGAGATCTGCACGCACATCAACGGACGGGATCTCGACGATCCGGCGTTCGAGCAGGTTTTCGCCGCCGCGGCGCGCCACAATGTCCCGATCTTCCTGCATCCGCAGAACTGGGGCGAGATGCGGCGCATCAAGGACTACCACCTCTGGAACCTGGTCGGCTTTCCCTTCGAGACGGGACTGGCCGCGGCGCGGCTCGTCGCGGGCGGGGTGTTCGAGCGCAACCCCGGCCTCAAGGTCGTGCTGGCGCACGGCGGCGGGTACTTCCCGTACCAGATCGGCCGCCTCGACCACGGGTACAAGGTGCGCGCCGAACTCCACGACCGGCTGCCGAAGCCGCCGAGCGCGTACCTCGGCGGTATCTACTGCGACACCCTCACGCACAACACAACGTCGCTACGGTTCCTCGTCGAGCGGCTCGGCGACGACCACGTGGTGATCGGTACGGACTACCCCTTCGACATGGGGGACGAGACGCCGGTCGAGACCGTGCGCGCGTGCCGCCTTGGAACGGGGGCGGAAGCGAACGTGCTCGGCCGCAACCTGGCGCGGCTGTTGAAGCTGACGTAA